A part of Chlamydia ibidis 10-1398/6 genomic DNA contains:
- a CDS encoding CT620/CT621 family type III secretion system effector: MDIINNYSLSVSCEKLSMIMPRGLLHNPHRLADSTLHYETIRAEQFILRSLLYVLDLKSDQRYRELVDQLHRHENSLAAQSAKPVSSYKSVLCSAPTEATTAPVEKPEAQPITKDPYYNATKQQWAHQLLTGIQSVVNQIVTGLTPSTGSGSGHTGPDGALSGRIAASVDPKNVTLPVAPDSTPTPAPTDLQIFQAIQTEINRLVNAGTQLSNPDFDVLYGLPSTIFTAVQRATAIPGGKKTEYINELAKQYGNEETLVQVFADGRVEGLQDILNVVLSKLSEEDSSIFADLITELDELRTQTENFDEAGLARIKQAGETLTNLINESALSKNDKVAFVQKIVALYEDQVAAVQSFRIVMEATVFVNQHQEAVFAQISNLVASLMGTFAPIDLGAVASEISSASISAALQAARAINSRFTDLTEAQQNLVNTAMRQLETFNADKYLGAVWAYFVASTVLANKPTATMQEVGAAITAESKEMTGSTFALASSMESAMKKIVETSGKFYPAQVARIAETAAEEERALALEAPVDGASENRVVKTEEFYTIYSQISQAAKLVPAPDTSAIAAYNATTRMGAVATVAINYILLNFGDTGFLPNISQAAKAQAEPTARAYFQFRSQSQVEFQKLGNAVEQAQNESNQFSSFKDSLYSEQLFAQAGETRVLPLPSAVASVLIDRYMPKEVDFLTKIYQQLYYSNIGSSVGNAMIEAISKYVNAATYFNFGSYVGQQPAVGAGALPSDGQGDMFPGNADSARAKLNTEREQAALYLQYTQNAEKVLEEQLAKITADSKLTNEQRTQIIDNLNNYRDNLNSISGALVLLQNYLAPLGVTNGDVAGTFKVTGGSAQWQARLEILEDALVSGLSGSAISGGMFPLQAMVQSDQQSYADMGQNYQLELQMHLTSMQQEWTVVSTSLQVLNQIYLSLARSLMG, from the coding sequence ATGGATATCATTAATAATTACTCCCTTTCAGTATCTTGCGAAAAACTCTCGATGATTATGCCTAGGGGATTATTACATAATCCTCATAGATTAGCAGATAGTACGCTTCATTATGAAACAATTAGAGCAGAACAGTTTATCTTAAGAAGTTTGCTCTATGTTTTAGATTTAAAATCAGACCAACGGTATCGTGAGCTAGTTGACCAACTTCATCGTCACGAGAATAGTCTGGCTGCACAGAGCGCAAAGCCTGTGTCAAGTTATAAGTCAGTGTTATGTTCTGCTCCTACGGAAGCAACAACAGCTCCAGTAGAGAAGCCAGAAGCCCAGCCTATTACAAAAGATCCTTATTACAATGCTACTAAGCAGCAATGGGCACACCAGTTGCTGACAGGGATACAATCTGTAGTTAATCAAATAGTTACCGGACTTACACCCAGTACAGGATCTGGTTCTGGACATACAGGACCTGACGGTGCTCTTAGCGGAAGAATAGCTGCATCTGTAGACCCTAAAAATGTTACTTTGCCAGTAGCACCAGATAGCACACCAACACCAGCTCCTACAGACTTGCAGATTTTTCAAGCTATCCAAACAGAAATAAATCGTTTAGTAAATGCTGGCACACAATTATCAAATCCAGATTTTGATGTTTTATATGGACTGCCTTCCACTATCTTTACAGCAGTCCAACGTGCTACAGCTATCCCTGGAGGGAAAAAAACAGAATATATTAATGAGCTTGCAAAACAATATGGTAACGAAGAGACGCTAGTTCAAGTATTTGCTGATGGTCGCGTAGAAGGACTGCAAGATATTCTGAATGTAGTCTTATCTAAACTATCAGAAGAAGATAGCTCAATATTTGCAGATTTGATAACAGAGTTAGATGAATTACGTACTCAGACAGAAAATTTTGATGAAGCTGGTTTAGCGCGTATTAAGCAAGCGGGCGAAACTCTTACTAACTTGATCAATGAATCTGCACTATCAAAAAATGATAAAGTGGCTTTTGTTCAGAAAATAGTTGCGTTATACGAAGATCAAGTAGCTGCTGTACAATCTTTTCGTATAGTCATGGAAGCCACGGTCTTTGTTAATCAGCATCAGGAAGCTGTTTTTGCGCAGATATCCAATTTAGTTGCCTCCTTAATGGGAACATTTGCTCCTATTGACTTAGGAGCGGTTGCTAGTGAGATTAGCAGTGCTTCCATATCTGCAGCTTTACAAGCAGCTCGTGCAATCAATTCTAGATTTACTGATTTAACAGAAGCGCAGCAAAATCTGGTTAATACAGCAATGAGGCAGTTGGAAACATTTAATGCTGATAAGTATTTAGGGGCAGTATGGGCATATTTTGTTGCTTCTACAGTTTTAGCCAATAAACCTACAGCAACTATGCAAGAGGTTGGTGCTGCGATTACAGCAGAGTCTAAAGAAATGACGGGTTCTACCTTTGCTCTAGCATCTTCTATGGAAAGTGCTATGAAAAAAATTGTTGAAACTAGTGGAAAATTTTACCCGGCACAGGTCGCACGAATAGCAGAAACAGCAGCAGAGGAAGAGCGTGCTTTAGCTTTAGAAGCTCCTGTTGATGGTGCGTCTGAAAATCGTGTTGTTAAGACAGAAGAATTTTATACCATTTACTCACAGATAAGTCAGGCCGCTAAATTAGTGCCAGCTCCTGATACTAGCGCTATCGCTGCTTACAATGCTACAACCAGAATGGGAGCTGTTGCTACAGTTGCTATTAACTATATTTTATTAAACTTTGGTGATACTGGGTTCTTACCTAATATTTCTCAAGCAGCTAAAGCGCAAGCTGAGCCTACAGCTAGAGCATATTTTCAGTTCCGATCGCAATCACAAGTAGAGTTTCAAAAATTGGGTAATGCTGTAGAACAGGCTCAGAATGAAAGTAACCAATTTTCAAGTTTTAAGGATTCTTTGTATAGCGAGCAGTTGTTTGCTCAAGCTGGAGAAACACGCGTACTGCCACTTCCATCTGCTGTAGCCTCTGTATTGATAGATCGCTACATGCCCAAAGAAGTCGATTTTTTAACCAAGATTTATCAGCAATTGTATTATAGCAATATAGGCTCATCGGTAGGCAATGCCATGATTGAGGCTATTTCCAAATATGTTAATGCCGCCACATATTTTAACTTTGGAAGTTATGTAGGTCAACAGCCTGCTGTTGGAGCGGGAGCTTTGCCCTCTGACGGTCAGGGGGATATGTTCCCAGGAAATGCAGATAGTGCGCGCGCAAAATTAAATACTGAAAGAGAGCAGGCAGCTCTATATTTACAGTATACTCAAAATGCTGAGAAGGTATTAGAAGAGCAACTTGCTAAAATAACTGCAGATTCTAAACTTACAAATGAACAGCGCACCCAAATTATCGATAACTTGAATAATTATCGTGATAATTTGAACTCAATTTCTGGTGCTTTGGTATTGTTGCAAAACTATTTAGCACCTTTAGGTGTTACAAATGGTGACGTAGCAGGAACTTTCAAAGTAACAGGAGGTTCTGCTCAATGGCAGGCTCGTTTAGAAATCCTTGAAGATGCTTTGGTTTCTGGATTATCAGGCAGTGCAATTAGCGGAGGAATGTTCCCATTGCAGGCAATGGTACAGTCTGACCAGCAATCTTATGCAGATATGGGACAGAATTATCAACTAGAATTGCAAATGCATCTAACATCTATGCAGCAGGAATGGACAGTCGTTTCCACATCTTTGCAAGTTTTAAATCAAATATACTTAAGCTTAGCTAGAAGTTTAATGGGATAA
- the lptB gene encoding LPS export ABC transporter ATP-binding protein — translation MPILSVCNLVKKYNKKPVTNDVSFEVNPGEVVGLLGPNGAGKTTAFYLTVGLIRPDSGKIIFKNTDVTKKTMDHRARLGIGYLAQEPTVFKDLTVKENLICILEIIYKARKQQSHLLDTLIDDLQLAACLNKKAGTLSGGERRRLEIACVLALNPSVLLLDEPFANVDPLVIQNVKYLIKILSGRGIGILITDHNAKELLSIADRCYLIIDGKIFFEGSSAQMITNPMVKQHYLGDSFSY, via the coding sequence ATGCCCATACTTTCTGTATGTAACCTAGTTAAAAAATATAATAAAAAACCGGTAACCAATGATGTGTCTTTTGAAGTAAATCCTGGCGAAGTTGTTGGTCTTCTTGGTCCTAATGGAGCTGGAAAAACTACAGCTTTTTATTTAACAGTAGGCTTAATTCGTCCTGATTCAGGAAAAATCATTTTTAAAAATACTGACGTGACCAAAAAAACTATGGATCACCGAGCTCGTTTAGGGATAGGATACTTAGCACAAGAACCGACAGTATTCAAAGATCTAACAGTAAAAGAAAATCTGATTTGCATTTTAGAGATTATTTACAAAGCAAGAAAACAACAATCGCATCTTTTAGATACCCTGATCGATGATTTACAATTAGCTGCGTGTCTCAACAAAAAAGCTGGGACATTATCGGGGGGTGAGCGACGGCGGCTAGAAATTGCTTGTGTGTTAGCCCTCAACCCTAGCGTGTTGTTACTCGATGAACCTTTTGCTAACGTCGACCCTCTTGTTATTCAAAACGTGAAGTACCTGATAAAAATTCTATCCGGTCGAGGTATTGGCATCTTAATAACAGATCATAACGCAAAAGAACTCCTATCTATTGCAGATCGATGCTATTTAATCATCGATGGGAAAATCTTTTTCGAAGGATCTTCAGCACAAATGATCACTAACCCTATGGTTAAGCAGCACTACTTAGGCGACTCTTTTTCGTATTAA
- a CDS encoding DUF1137 domain-containing protein yields MTKFLFYGLICSIGILIIACCTMIAIIKVDSICDVSCMDKHFDKAPPFLKIKKLGVYKQITSPERTFFHCSIDKSCMELHLTNNYMCKEVLSKISGQIYTQDLDKLMSFRGNGGLLNYQDCSLNVYDCRFHVNPIHSDPTASEQSIEGGMKTLSLSLLRE; encoded by the coding sequence ATGACAAAGTTCTTATTTTATGGTCTTATCTGCTCTATCGGAATCTTGATAATAGCGTGTTGTACAATGATCGCTATTATCAAAGTGGATAGTATTTGTGATGTATCCTGCATGGATAAACATTTCGATAAAGCCCCCCCTTTCTTAAAAATTAAAAAGCTAGGTGTTTATAAACAAATTACCTCTCCAGAGAGAACATTTTTTCATTGTTCTATAGACAAGTCATGCATGGAGCTACATTTGACTAATAATTACATGTGTAAGGAAGTACTCTCTAAGATTTCTGGGCAAATCTACACTCAAGATTTAGATAAACTTATGTCTTTTCGAGGCAACGGCGGATTATTAAACTATCAAGATTGTTCACTGAACGTGTATGATTGTCGTTTTCATGTTAACCCTATCCATTCAGACCCTACTGCTTCCGAGCAAAGTATCGAAGGGGGAATGAAAACTTTGTCACTATCTTTATTAAGAGAATAA
- the kdsA gene encoding 3-deoxy-8-phosphooctulonate synthase translates to MFENKMLLIAGPCVIESEAIILETAKRIRDILSPYSSRIHWVFKSSYDKANRSSINSYRGPGIKNGLRILAKVKETFDVQILTDVHSPEEALEAGKVCDILQIPAFLCRQTDLLVAAAETGAIINVKKGQFLSPWDMQGPLDKILATGNNKIILTERGCSFGYNNLVSDMRSIAVMSRTGFPVVFDGTHSVQLPGALGSQSGGQTEFIPTLTRAAIAAGADGLFIETHPNPKEAKSDAASMLSLDMFAQLLPIWDQLYTCVRSFDMATA, encoded by the coding sequence ATGTTCGAAAATAAAATGCTTCTAATTGCTGGCCCCTGTGTTATAGAAAGCGAGGCTATTATTCTGGAGACTGCAAAAAGGATTCGCGACATACTTTCTCCTTACTCTAGTCGTATCCACTGGGTATTTAAAAGCAGTTATGATAAAGCAAATCGCTCTTCTATAAATTCTTACCGCGGTCCAGGAATCAAAAATGGGCTACGTATCCTTGCAAAAGTTAAAGAGACTTTCGATGTGCAAATCCTAACAGACGTACACTCACCTGAAGAAGCATTAGAAGCTGGCAAAGTCTGTGATATTTTGCAAATCCCCGCATTTTTGTGTCGTCAAACAGATCTTCTTGTTGCCGCTGCTGAGACAGGCGCTATTATAAACGTCAAAAAAGGCCAGTTTCTTTCTCCTTGGGATATGCAAGGACCTTTAGATAAGATTCTTGCCACAGGGAATAATAAAATAATCTTAACTGAGAGAGGTTGTTCATTTGGTTATAATAACCTTGTTTCTGACATGCGTTCCATCGCTGTCATGTCTCGGACGGGCTTCCCTGTTGTGTTTGATGGCACCCATTCCGTACAGCTGCCCGGTGCATTAGGTTCACAAAGTGGCGGGCAAACAGAGTTTATCCCCACTCTTACTCGTGCTGCCATAGCAGCCGGAGCAGATGGCTTGTTTATTGAAACCCATCCTAACCCTAAAGAAGCTAAAAGTGATGCGGCATCTATGTTATCTTTAGATATGTTTGCCCAATTATTACCTATTTGGGATCAATTATATACCTGTGTACGTTCTTTCGATATGGCTACAGCATGA
- a CDS encoding KH domain-containing protein codes for MKDFLTYIIQNLVDHPEEVRIKEVQGTHTIIYELAVAKTDIGKVIGKEGRTIKAIRTLLVSVASRNNVKVSLEILEDR; via the coding sequence ATGAAAGATTTTTTAACTTACATTATTCAAAATTTGGTAGATCACCCCGAAGAAGTTCGTATTAAGGAAGTTCAGGGTACTCATACGATTATCTATGAACTAGCGGTAGCTAAAACAGATATTGGTAAAGTCATAGGTAAAGAGGGCCGAACAATCAAGGCCATCCGCACATTGTTAGTTTCTGTGGCAAGTAGAAATAACGTTAAAGTAAGCCTAGAAATCCTTGAAGATCGTTAG
- a CDS encoding RluA family pseudouridine synthase: MQSNKHLTFVVNEGSPCRLDKYLVSQHAEYSRAFYQQHIASGRVIVNEKVQKKPSVLLFSGDRVSVYLEEKEELSELLPEPIPLNKVYEDDMILVIDKPRDMVVHPAPGHSKGTIVHALLHEIGERLKQEFPEEPWRPGIIHRLDKDTSGLLITAKTRQAKTLYSELFAKKQLKKSYIAICIGRPSATEIRTGLARHQTKRKEMAVCPTGKEAITHCKVLDFNGKLSLVLLLPETGRTHQLRVHMRHIGTPILGDPVYGFAAVNASYGLDKQQLHAYSLDFVHPLNQQRVTLTTPLPSDMTSIIMKEFQNDKLILK; encoded by the coding sequence ATGCAGTCAAATAAACATCTTACTTTCGTTGTCAATGAGGGTTCTCCATGCCGTTTGGACAAGTATCTTGTCTCTCAGCATGCTGAGTATTCCCGTGCATTTTATCAGCAACACATTGCTTCCGGCCGGGTCATCGTAAACGAAAAAGTACAAAAGAAGCCTTCTGTATTATTATTTAGTGGCGACAGAGTAAGTGTTTATCTAGAAGAAAAGGAAGAACTTTCGGAACTGTTGCCCGAACCTATTCCCTTAAATAAAGTCTATGAAGACGACATGATCCTAGTAATCGATAAACCGAGAGACATGGTCGTCCATCCTGCACCGGGTCATAGTAAAGGAACTATTGTCCATGCGTTGCTTCACGAAATTGGGGAGCGTTTGAAACAAGAATTTCCAGAAGAACCTTGGCGTCCAGGTATTATTCATAGATTAGATAAAGATACCTCAGGATTATTAATTACCGCGAAAACACGGCAAGCGAAGACACTTTATAGTGAGTTGTTTGCAAAAAAACAGTTAAAGAAAAGCTACATTGCTATTTGTATAGGCAGGCCATCTGCGACGGAGATCCGTACAGGGTTGGCTAGGCATCAAACAAAACGTAAGGAAATGGCTGTCTGTCCTACTGGGAAAGAAGCTATCACTCACTGTAAGGTATTAGATTTCAATGGGAAACTCAGTCTTGTCCTTCTGCTCCCAGAAACAGGACGAACTCATCAGCTCCGCGTACATATGCGCCATATAGGCACACCTATTCTTGGAGATCCTGTATACGGATTTGCTGCAGTTAATGCTAGCTATGGTCTTGACAAACAACAATTGCATGCCTATAGCTTAGACTTTGTACATCCCTTAAATCAGCAACGTGTAACCCTAACGACTCCCTTGCCCTCGGATATGACTTCTATTATAATGAAAGAATTCCAAAACGACAAACTTATACTAAAATAG
- a CDS encoding CT656 family putative T3SS effector — protein sequence MELGYIDNKSKEIQATSTIKGTSLDNNTPTNMTFEGPVRTLEQLHAALIEKMGPKKGQEMYDNFLQSILISAFGSMHKDMDRAQKASKKMRSTYKD from the coding sequence ATGGAACTAGGTTATATCGACAATAAATCTAAGGAAATACAGGCAACGTCAACAATCAAAGGAACAAGCCTTGATAATAATACACCTACAAATATGACTTTTGAAGGTCCCGTTCGTACCTTAGAGCAACTACATGCTGCTCTTATTGAAAAAATGGGGCCTAAAAAAGGTCAGGAAATGTACGACAATTTCTTACAATCTATTCTTATTTCTGCCTTTGGTTCCATGCATAAAGATATGGATCGAGCACAAAAAGCCTCTAAAAAAATGCGTTCGACATACAAAGATTAA
- a CDS encoding DNA gyrase subunit A has protein sequence MHDVSDLFKTHFMHYASYVILERAIPHILDGLKPVQRRLLWTLFRMDDGKMHKVANIAGRTMALHPHGDAPIVEALVVLANKGLLIETQGNFGNPLTGDPHAAARYIEARLSPLAKEILFNTDLITFHDSYDGREQEPDILPAKLPLLLLHGVDGIAVGMTTKIFPHNLSEVIEAQIAILNDRPFQIFPDFHSGGIMDPGKYEDGLGSITIRAAIDIVDQKTLVIKEICPSTTTETLIRSIENAAKRGTIKIDSIQDFSTDQPNIEIKLPKGIYAKDILDSLYKHTECQVELFSKPTAIHNNKPVETTVSDILKLHTQVLQGYLERELQILYEELYSEHYHKTLEYIFIKHRLYDAVRESLAKLNSRINQDDLHQAVLDTLAPFIEDLAHPPSKEATSQLASLAIKKILCFNEQAYIKELAGLEKKQANVKKDLNNMKKFTIKYLKSLLADYGDLGKRKTAITSFTQQEKTLLKK, from the coding sequence ATGCATGATGTTTCTGATCTTTTTAAAACTCATTTTATGCACTACGCATCTTATGTGATCTTAGAAAGAGCTATTCCCCATATTCTTGATGGTCTAAAACCTGTGCAACGTCGTTTATTATGGACTCTTTTTCGCATGGACGATGGAAAAATGCACAAAGTCGCCAATATTGCGGGAAGGACTATGGCATTACATCCTCATGGAGATGCTCCTATTGTCGAAGCCCTCGTCGTTTTAGCAAATAAAGGGCTGCTTATTGAGACTCAGGGAAACTTTGGGAACCCACTCACTGGTGATCCACACGCAGCGGCTCGTTATATTGAAGCTAGACTCAGCCCTCTAGCTAAAGAGATCTTGTTCAACACCGATTTAATAACATTTCATGATTCCTATGATGGTAGAGAGCAAGAGCCTGATATTCTCCCTGCTAAACTTCCCTTACTATTACTCCATGGTGTTGATGGGATTGCTGTAGGTATGACGACAAAAATTTTTCCTCATAACCTCTCAGAAGTTATAGAAGCACAAATTGCTATTCTAAATGATCGGCCTTTCCAAATTTTCCCTGATTTTCATTCAGGAGGTATTATGGATCCGGGAAAATACGAAGATGGCTTAGGTTCTATTACTATTCGTGCAGCTATAGATATCGTCGATCAAAAAACCTTAGTAATCAAAGAAATTTGTCCATCTACAACTACAGAAACTCTTATACGTTCCATAGAGAACGCTGCCAAACGCGGAACTATCAAGATTGATTCCATTCAAGATTTCTCCACAGATCAGCCTAATATTGAAATAAAACTTCCAAAAGGAATTTACGCTAAAGATATCCTAGATTCGCTGTATAAACATACTGAATGTCAAGTTGAATTATTCTCAAAACCTACAGCTATTCATAACAATAAGCCTGTAGAGACTACGGTATCGGATATCCTTAAACTACATACCCAAGTTCTTCAAGGATACCTTGAAAGAGAATTGCAAATCTTGTATGAGGAACTTTATTCTGAACATTATCACAAGACTCTCGAATATATTTTTATCAAACACCGTTTATATGACGCTGTTCGAGAATCGTTAGCTAAGTTAAACAGTAGGATAAATCAAGACGATTTACATCAAGCAGTGCTTGATACTTTAGCGCCATTTATCGAAGATCTTGCTCATCCTCCTTCTAAAGAAGCAACGTCACAATTAGCTTCCTTAGCGATTAAAAAAATCCTTTGCTTCAATGAACAAGCATATATTAAAGAATTAGCTGGCCTAGAAAAAAAACAAGCTAATGTGAAAAAAGATCTAAATAATATGAAAAAATTTACGATAAAATATTTAAAGAGTCTATTAGCTGACTATGGAGATCTAGGCAAAAGGAAGACGGCGATTACGTCCTTTACTCAACAAGAGAAAACTCTTCTTAAAAAGTAA
- a CDS encoding DNA topoisomerase IV subunit B, which produces MATYSEASIISLASLEHIRLRAGMYIGRLGDGSQPEDGIYTLFKEVVDNSIDEFIMGYGKDIVITANAHTITVRDQGRGIPLGKLIECVSKINTGAKYTQDVFHFSVGLNGVGLKAVNALSATFVVRTVRRKKYHKANFNKGELQKNQQGSTKDSDGTEITFSPDPSIFENFAFNHEFLKKKIRQYTYLHPGLKIVFNNETFLSEKGLQDLFEEEVSEPTLYSPIVFESPELSFLFTHIESHNEQYFSFVNGQETIDGGTHLTAFKEGIVKGINDFFGKTFITSDIRDGLVGCIAIKIASPVFESQTKNKLGNTQIRTGIVKEVKAAIVQALKKNKASAQILLDKIKLNEKTRKNVQFIKQDLKDKQKKLHYKIPKLRDCKFHYTDHSLYGEASSIFVTEGESASASILASRNPLTQAVFSLRGKPMNVFSIQEEKMYKNDELFYLATALGITKTGTQDLRYNKIILATDADVDGMHIRNLLITFFLQTFLPLVENGHLFILETPLFKVRYKDKTLYCYSEKEKAQAIRKLSKKESAVEITRFKGLGEISPKEFKTFIGPDIRLTPVNISSPESLTSLLQFYMGKNTKERKQFIMDNLITDL; this is translated from the coding sequence ATGGCAACATACTCTGAAGCTAGTATTATATCTCTAGCCTCTCTCGAACATATCCGCTTACGAGCAGGAATGTATATCGGTAGGTTGGGTGATGGCTCTCAGCCCGAAGACGGAATATACACCTTGTTTAAGGAAGTCGTTGATAACTCGATTGATGAGTTCATCATGGGATACGGAAAAGATATAGTCATCACTGCAAACGCGCATACCATTACAGTGAGAGATCAAGGACGAGGAATTCCTTTAGGTAAGTTAATCGAATGTGTTTCTAAAATTAATACGGGAGCCAAGTACACTCAGGATGTTTTCCATTTTTCTGTAGGACTTAATGGGGTTGGATTAAAAGCCGTAAACGCTTTATCTGCAACATTTGTCGTGCGTACGGTACGACGAAAAAAATACCACAAGGCAAATTTCAATAAAGGTGAATTACAAAAAAATCAACAAGGGTCTACCAAAGATAGTGATGGTACAGAAATCACCTTCTCTCCAGATCCTTCTATTTTTGAAAACTTTGCCTTTAATCATGAGTTTTTAAAGAAGAAGATCCGCCAATATACCTATCTTCATCCTGGATTAAAAATTGTCTTCAATAATGAGACTTTTCTTTCTGAAAAGGGGCTTCAAGATCTTTTCGAAGAAGAGGTTTCTGAACCGACTCTCTATTCTCCTATAGTCTTTGAAAGTCCTGAACTGTCATTTTTATTTACTCATATTGAATCACATAATGAACAATATTTTTCATTCGTCAATGGCCAAGAAACTATTGATGGCGGTACCCATTTAACAGCTTTTAAAGAAGGTATTGTTAAAGGTATTAATGATTTCTTTGGGAAAACATTTATTACTAGCGACATCCGAGACGGTTTAGTAGGATGTATTGCTATCAAAATTGCTTCGCCAGTATTTGAATCACAAACCAAGAATAAATTAGGAAATACCCAAATACGTACAGGAATTGTCAAAGAAGTTAAGGCTGCGATTGTTCAAGCTCTTAAAAAAAATAAAGCAAGCGCACAAATCCTACTCGATAAGATCAAATTAAATGAAAAAACACGGAAAAATGTTCAATTTATCAAGCAAGATCTCAAGGATAAGCAAAAAAAACTACACTACAAGATTCCTAAATTACGTGATTGTAAATTTCATTACACTGATCACTCATTATATGGTGAAGCTTCTTCTATTTTTGTTACAGAAGGAGAATCAGCATCGGCTTCTATTCTTGCTTCCAGAAATCCTTTGACTCAAGCTGTATTTTCTTTGAGAGGGAAGCCTATGAATGTGTTTTCCATTCAAGAAGAAAAAATGTATAAAAATGACGAGTTATTTTATTTAGCTACTGCGCTTGGCATTACAAAAACAGGAACGCAAGACTTACGTTATAACAAAATCATTCTCGCTACAGATGCGGATGTAGATGGGATGCATATTCGTAATTTACTTATTACTTTCTTTTTACAAACATTTCTTCCTCTTGTAGAGAACGGGCATCTATTTATCTTAGAAACGCCTCTATTCAAAGTACGGTATAAAGATAAAACACTATACTGCTACTCTGAAAAAGAAAAAGCTCAAGCAATACGAAAGTTAAGTAAAAAAGAGTCTGCAGTAGAAATTACTAGGTTCAAAGGTCTTGGAGAAATTTCTCCCAAGGAATTTAAAACTTTCATAGGTCCTGATATACGCCTTACTCCCGTAAACATTAGCTCCCCAGAATCTCTTACCTCCCTACTACAATTTTATATGGGGAAAAATACGAAAGAGCGAAAGCAATTCATAATGGATAACCTTATTACAGATTTATAA